The genomic DNA AACGGAAACATTTGCTTTTTCGCCGGTGCCATTATCCCTTATAAGGAAACTTGTGCCCCAAACCTTAGTTACTATAGTGTTACCGGTGATAATAAAAGGCCTGGCCGGGTTCTTTGTCACCTCAAAAAAGCATTCGCCGGTCATGCTAACCATACGTGCTTTATTACCAAATACCTTTGGATAGTGTAAAGTAGCATGTGGGTTTAACCAAACGGTTGAGCTATCCGGCAAAACAGATCTATATATATGATCGGAATTGTTGGTAACAGCAATAGTTTCCACCGCAGCAGTATCTAGCGTGCTCGGTATGTTGTTGTTCGTCCTAAAGTAAAATAGTGCGGCTGTACTTATCATTAACAATACGGCCGCGGCACCTGCTACTTTATACCACTTGCCAGGGCGCCTTGCTGGTAAGTTAACAACATTATCCGCATCAGTAACTTCTATGTTGGCCAGTATGCGGCTGTAAATCTTATCTTCTAAGTTTTGCAGTTCCGTAGCAGCAAGCGTATCCAGGTACCCTGATTCATTATCAAAAGAGGCGTACCATTGCTTAACTAACGCCTTTTCCTCTTCGGAACAGTCGCCACGCAAATACTTTTCCAGTAACTCAACGGGTAAGGGTTTCTTCATGAAAAAGAATAGACTATAATTTGGCTTATAAAAACAACGACGTGTAAGAAGGGCGTTTCCCCTACGTTAACATGAAAAAAAGTTGCAAATTATTTTAAAAGGAAAATTGCCAGCAGCGACGCATAGTGACCTAACCCCAGCCGAATGTGCTTTAAAGCTTTTGTGATATGGTTTTCAACCGTTTTTTCCGAGATGCCCAGTTCAGAGGCGATCTCTTTATTGCTTTTGTGCTCTATCCGGCTAAGCTGGAAAACCGAACGGCATTTGTCGGGCAGGGATTTTACTTCCTCGTCGATAGATTGTTGTAGTTCTTTAACCAGCAAGGCGTCCTCCATTGATGTATCAGCCTGACTGTACACCAATTGCAGGGATGATTTATGGCGTTCCCTCACCAGTTCTTTCCGATGATAATCAATTACCAGATTGGTAACCGAAGTGAACAGATATCCGGCAAGATTTTGATTGATGTTTAGAGTGGTACGCTTATGCCACAAGGTAGTGAATATTTCCTGCGCGATTTCCTCTGCTGATTCTCTGTTCTGGAGTCGTTTGTAAGCTTCTGAGTAAAGTTGTTTCCAGTACCTGGTATAAATTTCTTTAAACGCGCCTAGTCGTCCTTGCTGCAGCAAGGCAAATAAGTCTTTATCATCTAGCGTATTTAAACCAGTCATTTCTTCAGTACAAATGCAAACAAACTTTACATTCTATTAACGTGCAAAAATCTATAAAAACATCTGTTTAAAAACTTCGGAGTGTCATTTGTTATTAATATTTATGCTTATGAGGTAAATTTTATGATACAAAGGAATTATCACCCTCTTGTTGCAGGAAAATCATCAACAGTTGGTAAGTCTTGTCTAAAGCACTCAGCCGCGAGATGATAATGGGCTATAAGAAAGAGTGGAAAGGATGTAGCCACACTTTTGTTGACGGTTAGTAAGAAAACAAAATAACGATGAATGTTATCGTAATTTCCTTGTTGCGAATCTGCCAGAATAAAGCGCATTGTTTACATTTACGCCGCTACATTTCAAAAGGGCAACTGTAGTGAGTGATAGATAGCCATAGGAAAATATGTTCGCATACGATGTACAGGCGCTAAAGGAATTGGTTGGCGTCATCTTACAACAAAATATTACCGGTGATGCCTGGGTCTGGTTGAGCAAGCAGGGCGATATCGAAAACACAAATGCTTTTAACGTTGCGTTTGTAATGATGCCCCGTAAAACAGGCAAAGCAACCATATCTGTAACAGCTGAACAAACTGCCGACTTAAAGACCATTCGACCGAACTTTGATATTGACGATTGGACCGTTGAGCGTTTAAGCAGGGTATTTCTGATAGTGCAAGCCGATCCAGGTGATAGAGATCGGTATGTTAAAGTTTTGGAGAACTTGTTCCTTGCAGGCGAGATGAACGAGTTAGTGGCCTTGTACTCTGCCTTGCCAGTTTTGGCTTATCCCGAATTATGGGTTAAGCGTTGTGCCGAAGGTGTCCGTAGTAACATCGGCCTTGTGTTGGAAGCGATCATGTATCGCAACCCTTATCCGGCCGAGCAACTGTCACAAGATGCCTGGAACCAATTGGTGATGAAAGCGATCTTTACCGAGAAGGACCTTGGACATATCACCGGCTTGCAGGAACGTAACAATGAAGAATTGGTGCGTATC from Mucilaginibacter terrenus includes the following:
- a CDS encoding FecR family protein, which translates into the protein MKKPLPVELLEKYLRGDCSEEEKALVKQWYASFDNESGYLDTLAATELQNLEDKIYSRILANIEVTDADNVVNLPARRPGKWYKVAGAAAVLLMISTAALFYFRTNNNIPSTLDTAAVETIAVTNNSDHIYRSVLPDSSTVWLNPHATLHYPKVFGNKARMVSMTGECFFEVTKNPARPFIITGNTIVTKVWGTSFLIRDNGTGEKANVSVVTGKVSVSIKDRNTGNLLSLNKGEVILYPQQKATYLANTHVLSQEKMVDNSTLKIWQHVSLNFDNKPLKDIVRVLNTTFDVSIRVTDTEINKYKLNADLSGLNLPEILEALSKSMNIDYAVKNSTIELSKPIN
- a CDS encoding RNA polymerase sigma-70 factor, translated to MTGLNTLDDKDLFALLQQGRLGAFKEIYTRYWKQLYSEAYKRLQNRESAEEIAQEIFTTLWHKRTTLNINQNLAGYLFTSVTNLVIDYHRKELVRERHKSSLQLVYSQADTSMEDALLVKELQQSIDEEVKSLPDKCRSVFQLSRIEHKSNKEIASELGISEKTVENHITKALKHIRLGLGHYASLLAIFLLK
- a CDS encoding EboA domain-containing protein; translation: MFAYDVQALKELVGVILQQNITGDAWVWLSKQGDIENTNAFNVAFVMMPRKTGKATISVTAEQTADLKTIRPNFDIDDWTVERLSRVFLIVQADPGDRDRYVKVLENLFLAGEMNELVALYSALPVLAYPELWVKRCAEGVRSNIGLVLEAIMYRNPYPAEQLSQDAWNQLVMKAIFTEKDLGHITGLQERNNEELVRILLDHARERGAAGRTVVPELWQLCEPIVGAAAIADLKQQYSLN